The following are encoded in a window of Deinococcus sedimenti genomic DNA:
- a CDS encoding DNA-3-methyladenine glycosylase 2 → MTLPYARDFMLGRMFAADAAFDGLFYTGVTSTGIYCLPSCRARKPRAEHVEFHASPGEARAAGLRACRRCHPDAYRGVPLPEAALLAALGGVSVPDVRGVGALADALNLGESALHAQWRDLFQVTPGEWLARERVRLAARTLRGSGGSVAEVAFAVGFGSLSAFGAQFRRVMHLTPQAWRHAGTGGRLTLTLPPGFPLEVVWRDLSRDPDSVTQRVEAQAGRVTFAWTLPGGPQRVTLQVTAGQVEVHPDVPEALTPADWEALHTLTVRALGLHAPLASGDWPVPLVPQPFDGLIWAVAGQQVTFAQACRVRRTLTLKYGMPVTGGLTAPPTAAQLAALDDAALRACGLTDARAALLRRLAGRVARHELNLDALARGTVGAARRTLLAVPGIGPWTADYVLLRVLGFPDVVPEGDAALAASLRRTHALPARPTPAQVQTLLQTHAPRRSQAVLRAWHAGLNPT, encoded by the coding sequence GTGACCCTGCCGTACGCGCGTGACTTCATGCTGGGCCGCATGTTCGCGGCGGACGCGGCGTTCGACGGGCTGTTCTACACCGGCGTGACGAGCACCGGCATCTACTGCCTGCCGTCCTGCCGCGCCCGGAAGCCCCGCGCGGAGCACGTGGAGTTCCATGCGTCGCCCGGTGAGGCGCGCGCGGCGGGTCTGCGTGCCTGCCGCCGCTGCCACCCGGACGCGTACCGGGGCGTGCCGCTGCCCGAGGCGGCGCTGCTGGCCGCGCTGGGCGGCGTGAGCGTGCCCGACGTGCGGGGCGTGGGGGCGCTGGCCGACGCGCTGAACCTGGGCGAGAGCGCCCTGCACGCCCAGTGGCGTGACCTGTTTCAGGTGACGCCCGGCGAGTGGCTGGCCCGCGAGCGGGTGCGGCTGGCCGCGCGGACCCTGCGGGGCAGTGGAGGCAGCGTGGCGGAGGTGGCGTTCGCAGTGGGCTTCGGGAGCCTGTCCGCGTTCGGCGCGCAGTTCCGCCGGGTGATGCACCTGACCCCGCAGGCGTGGCGGCACGCCGGGACGGGCGGCAGGCTCACGCTGACCCTCCCGCCGGGGTTTCCGCTGGAGGTCGTGTGGCGTGACCTGAGCCGCGACCCGGACAGCGTCACGCAGCGGGTGGAGGCGCAGGCGGGCCGCGTGACCTTCGCGTGGACCCTCCCTGGCGGGCCGCAACGGGTCACGCTGCAGGTCACCGCCGGGCAGGTCGAGGTGCACCCGGACGTCCCCGAGGCCCTGACGCCCGCCGACTGGGAGGCGCTGCACACCCTGACCGTCCGTGCACTGGGCCTGCACGCGCCCCTGGCCAGTGGCGACTGGCCGGTTCCGCTGGTCCCGCAACCCTTCGACGGGCTGATCTGGGCGGTGGCGGGCCAGCAGGTCACGTTCGCGCAGGCCTGCCGGGTGCGCCGCACGCTGACGCTGAAGTACGGCATGCCCGTCACGGGGGGCCTGACCGCGCCCCCCACCGCCGCGCAGCTGGCCGCGCTGGACGACGCCGCCCTGCGCGCCTGCGGCCTGACCGACGCCCGCGCCGCCCTGCTGCGCCGCCTCGCCGGGCGGGTCGCGCGGCATGAACTGAACCTGGACGCCCTGGCGCGCGGCACGGTCGGCGCGGCCCGCCGCACGCTGCTGGCCGTGCCCGGCATCGGCCCCTGGACCGCGGACTACGTGCTGCTGCGCGTCCTGGGCTTCCCCGACGTCGTCCCCGAGGGTGACGCCGCGCTGGCCGCCAGCCTGCGCCGCACCCACGCCCTGCCCGCGCGGCCCACGCCCGCGCAGGTGCAGACGCTGCTGCAGACGCACGCGCCGCGCCGCAGTCAGGCCGTGCTGCGCGCCTGGCACGCAGGTCTGAACCCCACGTAA
- a CDS encoding FAD-binding domain-containing protein, with protein sequence MTAPTADLPLDLPDAQLPGVLGAALTGLYTGEPRLPARPGGRAAGLAALHAWTGAGYRERNHLSGNVSRLNMYLRHGMIGIREVGAHARHVLRGRERDEFLRQLTWGEFFRLVLRQEGARVLDNLEEPKYPARWTDALPDDVRAARTGLPCVDAWVTHLIRDGWLHNHERLWFAAYLIHWRGVHWRAGYAFFREHLLDGDIASNALSWQWVASTFSNKPYFMNQENVERFSGGRWCRTCTANCPFRGSYEELEARLFSGHRPEEAPTPGEAGAPRRVTPAAEPAEEVESAPIQPTGPTSPRVVWVHGDGLSVTDPALSACPDAPALFVFDRPFLSGVPIAFPRLAFMYQGVRDIAAARRAPTHVRVGAVAGELAAFARAYGAGELHVTRNFTPEFTRILAGVRAAHPDLRVVVHEPERLTSYDGPVRRFFGFWKKVECEVLHGAPSPDAPRRGHR encoded by the coding sequence ATGACCGCCCCGACCGCCGACCTGCCCCTGGACCTCCCGGACGCGCAGCTGCCCGGCGTGCTCGGCGCCGCCCTGACCGGCCTGTACACCGGCGAGCCGCGCCTGCCCGCCCGGCCCGGTGGGCGAGCGGCGGGACTGGCGGCGCTGCACGCCTGGACCGGCGCGGGGTACCGGGAACGCAACCACCTGTCGGGGAACGTGTCGCGCCTGAACATGTACCTGCGGCACGGCATGATCGGCATCCGCGAGGTCGGCGCGCACGCCCGCCACGTCCTGCGGGGCCGTGAGCGGGACGAGTTCCTGCGGCAGCTGACCTGGGGGGAGTTCTTCCGGCTGGTGCTGCGGCAGGAGGGCGCGCGCGTGCTGGACAACCTGGAAGAGCCCAAGTACCCCGCGCGCTGGACGGACGCGCTGCCGGACGATGTCCGCGCGGCGCGCACGGGACTGCCCTGCGTGGACGCCTGGGTGACGCACCTGATCCGTGACGGCTGGCTGCACAACCACGAGAGATTGTGGTTCGCGGCGTACCTGATCCACTGGCGCGGGGTGCACTGGCGGGCCGGGTACGCGTTCTTCCGCGAGCACCTGCTGGACGGGGACATCGCCAGCAACGCCCTGTCGTGGCAGTGGGTGGCGAGTACCTTCAGCAACAAGCCGTACTTCATGAATCAGGAGAACGTCGAGCGCTTCAGCGGGGGCCGCTGGTGCCGCACCTGCACCGCGAATTGCCCGTTCCGGGGCAGTTACGAGGAGCTGGAAGCGCGACTGTTCAGCGGCCACCGCCCCGAGGAGGCCCCGACGCCCGGTGAGGCCGGAGCCCCGCGCCGCGTCACGCCAGCAGCCGAGCCAGCAGAAGAGGTGGAGTCCGCGCCGATCCAGCCGACCGGGCCGACCTCCCCGCGCGTGGTGTGGGTGCACGGGGACGGCCTGTCCGTGACGGACCCGGCCCTGAGCGCCTGCCCGGACGCCCCGGCGCTGTTCGTGTTCGACCGGCCCTTCCTGTCGGGGGTGCCCATCGCGTTTCCCCGGCTGGCGTTCATGTATCAGGGCGTGCGGGACATCGCCGCCGCGCGCCGGGCGCCCACGCACGTGCGGGTGGGCGCGGTCGCCGGGGAACTCGCGGCGTTCGCCCGCGCGTACGGGGCGGGGGAACTGCACGTCACGCGGAACTTCACGCCGGAATTCACGCGCATCCTCGCGGGTGTGCGCGCCGCGCACCCGGACCTGCGGGTGGTCGTGCACGAGCCCGAACGCCTGACGTCGTACGACGGGCCGGTGCGGCGCTTCTTCGGCTTCTGGAAGAAGGTGGAATGCGAGGTCCTGCACGGCGCCCCCAGCCCGGACGCCCCCCGGCGCGGCCACCGCTGA
- a CDS encoding alpha/beta hydrolase family protein gives MTAATAPDAAAQTAPTAPTATPQTATPFLFGDARPDAPELARRGSFAVGVRTVTLVNPGQPDLARAPQSGPVPRADRRLTVEVWYPTASGAKETVTYRDALTSGPAFTFEGRAARDAKPLSGQAFPLVIVSHGYTGSRVLMTYLTEHLASRGYVVAAIDHTDSTHDNRGPFNSTLVNRAPDINFTLDQLAKLGAPGSGSPLSGVVNASRTAVIGYSMGGYGALNAAGAGYAPKVAALLPGGTLTPRQTGAFTPDPRIRAAVAFAPWGGLSAARGLGVPTGEYGFWDAKGLEGLKVPTLFVVGDHDDVSGFEEGVKPLFEHAVNADRYLLVYQNARHNIAPNPAPALPGLSFADHEHYADPVWDSARLNNINQHFVTAFLNLTLKGDAGAAAYLNVPTPIAANATGQNAWKGFAPRTMLGLELYHLRPR, from the coding sequence ATGACCGCCGCCACTGCCCCTGACGCCGCCGCCCAGACTGCACCGACCGCGCCAACCGCCACGCCGCAGACCGCCACGCCGTTCCTGTTCGGCGACGCCCGCCCCGACGCGCCCGAACTGGCCCGGCGCGGCAGCTTCGCCGTGGGCGTGCGCACGGTGACGCTGGTGAACCCGGGCCAGCCGGACCTGGCCCGCGCGCCGCAGAGTGGCCCGGTGCCGCGCGCCGACCGCCGCCTGACCGTGGAGGTCTGGTACCCGACCGCCAGCGGCGCGAAGGAAACCGTCACGTACCGCGACGCCCTGACGAGCGGCCCGGCGTTCACCTTCGAGGGCCGCGCCGCCCGCGACGCCAAACCCCTGAGTGGGCAGGCGTTCCCGCTGGTGATCGTGTCGCACGGGTACACCGGCAGCCGCGTCCTCATGACGTACCTGACCGAGCACCTCGCCAGCCGCGGGTACGTCGTGGCAGCCATCGACCACACCGACAGCACCCACGACAACCGCGGACCGTTCAACAGCACCCTGGTCAACCGCGCGCCGGACATCAACTTCACCCTCGACCAGCTCGCGAAACTCGGCGCGCCCGGCAGCGGCTCCCCCCTGAGCGGCGTCGTGAACGCCAGCCGCACCGCCGTGATCGGGTACTCCATGGGCGGGTACGGCGCGCTGAACGCCGCCGGAGCCGGGTACGCCCCCAAGGTCGCCGCGCTGCTGCCCGGCGGGACCCTGACCCCCCGCCAGACCGGCGCGTTCACGCCGGACCCGCGCATCCGCGCCGCCGTCGCCTTCGCCCCGTGGGGCGGCCTCAGCGCCGCGCGCGGCCTGGGCGTCCCCACCGGCGAGTACGGCTTCTGGGACGCCAAGGGACTGGAGGGCCTGAAGGTCCCCACCCTGTTCGTCGTGGGCGACCATGACGACGTGTCCGGCTTCGAGGAAGGAGTCAAGCCGCTGTTCGAGCACGCCGTGAACGCCGACCGGTACCTGCTGGTGTACCAGAACGCCCGGCACAACATCGCCCCCAACCCCGCCCCCGCACTGCCGGGCCTGAGCTTCGCGGACCATGAACACTACGCCGACCCCGTGTGGGACAGCGCTCGCCTGAACAACATCAACCAGCACTTCGTGACGGCGTTCCTGAACCTGACCCTGAAGGGCGACGCGGGCGCCGCCGCGTACCTGAACGTGCCGACGCCCATCGCCGCGAACGCCACCGGGCAGAATGCCTGGAAGGGCTTCGCGCCCCGCACCATGCTGGGCCTGGAGCTGTACCACCTCCGCCCCCGCTGA
- the lepB gene encoding signal peptidase I: MTPQAQARPSRWRTLWQEWGSPALVALLLTQFGATAVRVDGASMLPGLRHGEQLVVPKVEGWAHRAGLGTYARGDVVVFKPPRSAAAEWTREYRGVTLPWAYRPYLVKRVVGLPGDRVQVRGGTVLVNGQPLSEARTQAYWDASCHDTASPLANTPAVTVPAGAYFVMGDNRSEGGSLDSRVFGPVDTADIAGRAVASVWPLTVPEHAQAPCDGQAHPERRVQLSGPAHWNPRLLPGD, from the coding sequence GTGACCCCGCAGGCGCAGGCCAGACCGAGCCGCTGGCGCACCCTCTGGCAGGAGTGGGGATCGCCCGCCCTGGTCGCGCTGCTGCTCACGCAGTTCGGTGCGACCGCCGTGCGCGTGGACGGCGCGAGCATGCTCCCCGGCCTGAGGCACGGCGAACAGCTGGTCGTCCCGAAGGTCGAGGGCTGGGCGCACCGCGCCGGGCTGGGCACGTACGCGCGCGGCGACGTGGTCGTGTTCAAACCGCCCCGCAGCGCCGCCGCCGAGTGGACGCGCGAGTACCGGGGCGTGACCCTCCCCTGGGCGTACCGCCCGTACCTCGTCAAGCGCGTCGTGGGCCTGCCCGGCGACCGGGTTCAGGTGCGCGGCGGGACCGTCCTCGTGAACGGCCAGCCTCTCTCCGAGGCGCGCACGCAGGCGTACTGGGACGCCAGCTGCCACGACACCGCCAGTCCGCTGGCGAACACGCCCGCCGTCACCGTGCCCGCCGGGGCGTACTTCGTGATGGGCGACAACCGCAGCGAGGGGGGCAGCCTCGACAGCCGCGTGTTCGGCCCGGTGGACACCGCCGACATCGCCGGACGGGCCGTCGCCAGCGTGTGGCCCCTGACCGTTCCCGAGCACGCGCAGGCCCCCTGCGACGGGCAGGCGCACCCCGAGCGGCGCGTGCAGCTCAGCGGCCCGGCCCACTGGAATCCGCGGCTCCTGCCGGGCGACTGA
- a CDS encoding SufE family protein, with the protein MTDAAPALPEKLQSIVTLFRSAPKPLRLQALLEYSKKLPGLPEKYLEHPEFLKPVPECTSPFFLVTEQDEQGGMHLYFKVPEEAPTVRGYAGILHEALDGAQPEEILSVPDQFYMDMGLTELITPMRLRGMGAILMRLKNDVREHAKA; encoded by the coding sequence ATGACCGACGCCGCGCCCGCCCTGCCGGAAAAGCTCCAGAGCATCGTCACCCTGTTCCGCAGCGCCCCCAAACCCCTGCGCCTGCAGGCCCTGCTGGAATACAGCAAGAAACTCCCCGGCCTGCCCGAGAAGTACCTCGAACACCCCGAGTTCCTCAAGCCCGTGCCCGAATGCACCAGCCCCTTCTTCCTCGTCACCGAGCAGGACGAGCAGGGCGGCATGCACCTGTACTTCAAGGTCCCGGAGGAGGCCCCCACCGTGCGCGGCTACGCCGGCATCCTGCACGAGGCCCTGGACGGCGCGCAGCCCGAGGAGATCCTCAGCGTCCCCGACCAGTTCTACATGGACATGGGCCTGACCGAACTGATCACCCCCATGCGCCTGCGCGGCATGGGCGCCATCCTCATGCGCCTGAAGAACGACGTCCGCGAGCACGCCAAGGCGTAA
- a CDS encoding PadR family transcriptional regulator, with protein sequence MDPNLFKGNLDLILLSVLEREGGYGQDIAARVHSGTDGHIRLNAGSLYPALHRLERAGFLRAQETSPARGGPPVRTYTLTDAGREELARRRERYHAFDRALRGLW encoded by the coding sequence GTGGATCCGAACCTCTTCAAGGGCAACCTCGACCTGATCCTCCTGAGCGTCCTCGAACGCGAGGGCGGCTACGGGCAGGACATCGCCGCGCGCGTGCACAGCGGCACCGACGGGCACATCCGACTGAACGCGGGAAGTCTGTACCCCGCGCTGCACCGCCTGGAACGCGCCGGGTTCCTGCGCGCCCAGGAGACCAGCCCCGCGCGCGGCGGCCCCCCGGTGCGGACGTACACCCTGACGGACGCGGGCCGCGAGGAGCTCGCCCGGCGCCGCGAGCGCTACCACGCGTTCGACCGGGCGCTGCGGGGCCTGTGGTGA
- a CDS encoding DinB family protein, which translates to MTAPNADLRAAYAWARVGRERLLAWLETVPGDVYTLERPEFAFGSLRNVQVHVADCYRVWIAERGLGETVVRLDPGALPDVAALRAVYADVDALVDRALDAFVSPDEPRRVPFRDRELEVTGRWLFLHPLTHEFHHKGQLLTMGRVLGFPYPAGPDTDLGLPEEAELLSS; encoded by the coding sequence ATGACCGCACCGAATGCCGATCTGCGCGCTGCGTACGCCTGGGCCCGCGTGGGCCGCGAGCGCCTGCTGGCGTGGCTGGAGACTGTGCCCGGGGACGTGTACACCCTGGAACGCCCTGAGTTCGCGTTCGGCAGTCTGCGGAACGTGCAGGTGCATGTCGCGGACTGCTACCGCGTGTGGATCGCGGAGCGGGGCCTGGGCGAGACCGTCGTGCGGCTCGACCCGGGCGCGCTGCCGGACGTGGCGGCCCTGCGCGCCGTCTACGCGGACGTGGACGCCCTGGTGGACCGGGCGCTGGATGCCTTCGTCAGCCCGGACGAGCCGCGCCGCGTGCCCTTCCGGGACCGAGAGCTGGAGGTCACGGGCCGCTGGCTGTTCCTGCACCCCCTGACGCACGAGTTCCACCACAAGGGGCAACTCCTGACGATGGGCCGCGTGCTGGGCTTCCCATACCCGGCGGGGCCGGACACGGACCTGGGCCTGCCGGAGGAAGCGGAGCTGCTGAGTTCTTGA
- a CDS encoding sulfurtransferase, producing the protein MDYAKDVLVSTDWVEQNLNQDGIRLIEVDEDILLYDTGHAPGAVKLDWQVDLWHPVERDFITPDKVSELLGRLGVGEGDTIVLYGDKSNWWAAYAYWFLSYSGVKNTLKLMNGGRQKWVAEGRPTTTDAPSVEATTYPALTRDDSLRAYRDEVKAHLESVKGGTGALVDVRSPDEFSGKVTHMPNYPQEGVLRGGHIPGARSIPWAKATNEDGTFKSADELKALYEGEGVTADKDVIAYCRIAERSSHSWFVLRELLGYPKVRNYDGSWTEWGNAVGLPIEKSYSEA; encoded by the coding sequence ATGGACTACGCGAAAGACGTACTCGTCAGCACCGACTGGGTCGAACAGAACCTGAATCAAGACGGCATCCGCCTCATCGAGGTCGACGAGGACATCCTCCTCTACGACACCGGGCACGCCCCCGGCGCCGTGAAACTCGACTGGCAGGTCGACCTGTGGCACCCCGTCGAACGCGACTTCATCACCCCCGACAAGGTCAGCGAACTGCTGGGCCGCCTGGGCGTGGGGGAAGGCGACACCATCGTCCTGTACGGCGACAAGAGCAACTGGTGGGCCGCGTACGCCTACTGGTTCCTGTCCTACAGCGGCGTCAAGAACACCCTGAAACTCATGAACGGCGGCCGCCAGAAGTGGGTCGCGGAGGGCCGCCCCACCACCACCGACGCCCCCAGCGTCGAGGCCACCACCTACCCCGCCCTGACCCGCGACGACAGCCTGCGCGCCTACCGCGACGAGGTCAAGGCCCACCTGGAGAGCGTCAAGGGCGGCACCGGCGCCCTGGTCGACGTCCGCAGCCCCGACGAGTTCAGCGGCAAGGTCACCCACATGCCCAACTACCCGCAGGAAGGCGTGCTGCGCGGCGGCCACATCCCCGGCGCGCGCAGCATCCCCTGGGCGAAGGCCACCAACGAGGACGGCACCTTCAAGTCCGCCGACGAGCTCAAGGCCCTGTACGAGGGTGAGGGCGTCACCGCTGACAAGGACGTCATCGCGTACTGCCGCATCGCCGAGCGCAGCAGCCACAGCTGGTTCGTGCTGCGCGAACTGCTCGGCTACCCCAAGGTCCGCAACTATGACGGCAGCTGGACCGAATGGGGCAACGCCGTGGGCCTGCCCATCGAGAAGAGCTACAGCGAAGCCTGA
- a CDS encoding isocitrate lyase/PEP mutase family protein codes for MIRPDHARTLHLAHKDGLILPNAWDAASARTLEHAGAPAIGTTSAGIAFALGYPDGQAAPVDDLLDALARIVRATSRPVTADLEGGYAPDPDGVALIVTRALGLGVAGLNLEDATDRGTLRPVEDQVLRLRAARHAADTLGVPAYLNARTDTYLTGFGATPGERLAETVRRGRAYLHAGADSVFVPGLTDPTTLRELRGALGGPVSVMLLPGGPDAHTLLRAGASRVSTGPALMLAALGHTLTLTRDLLGSGTPPATPGPSYAQVQGWFSRPAGAADSSGPGR; via the coding sequence ATGATCCGACCCGACCACGCCCGCACCCTCCACCTCGCCCACAAAGATGGTCTGATCCTCCCGAACGCCTGGGACGCCGCCAGCGCCCGCACCCTGGAGCACGCGGGCGCACCCGCCATCGGCACGACCAGCGCCGGGATCGCCTTCGCACTCGGGTACCCCGACGGGCAGGCTGCGCCCGTGGACGACCTGCTGGACGCCCTGGCCCGCATCGTACGGGCCACCTCCCGGCCGGTCACCGCCGACCTGGAAGGCGGGTACGCCCCTGACCCCGACGGCGTCGCGCTGATCGTCACCCGCGCGCTGGGGCTGGGCGTGGCGGGCCTGAACCTGGAGGACGCCACAGACAGGGGCACGCTGCGGCCCGTCGAGGACCAGGTCCTGAGACTGCGCGCCGCCCGGCACGCCGCCGACACCCTGGGCGTCCCCGCGTACCTGAACGCCCGCACCGACACGTACCTCACCGGGTTCGGCGCCACTCCCGGCGAACGCCTCGCGGAGACCGTCCGGCGCGGCCGGGCGTACCTGCACGCCGGGGCGGACAGCGTGTTCGTGCCCGGCCTGACCGACCCCACCACCCTGCGCGAACTGCGCGGCGCGCTGGGCGGCCCGGTCAGCGTGATGCTCCTGCCCGGCGGCCCCGACGCCCACACCCTGCTGCGTGCCGGGGCCAGCCGCGTCAGCACCGGCCCAGCGCTGATGCTCGCCGCGCTGGGGCACACCCTGACCCTCACCCGCGACCTGCTCGGCAGCGGCACGCCGCCCGCCACGCCCGGCCCCAGCTACGCGCAGGTGCAGGGGTGGTTCAGTCGCCCGGCAGGAGCCGCGGATTCCAGTGGGCCGGGCCGCTGA
- a CDS encoding NUDIX domain-containing protein, which translates to MIHPNWAALVEDDTQPWETLESRQIVSGFRTVFEDRVRLPSGVETTYQYRPRGPRAVFVLPVTAAGEAVLIRQYRYPLRATVTEVVAGGVERGEDLLAAAQRELLEEVGGVAAEWVALPGFYPQPSISGVIFYPFLALGVTLGDMHHEDTETIERVVVPLAEAYRRLDAGELLDGSSSLAMWHARAVLAGRGLL; encoded by the coding sequence ATGATTCATCCGAACTGGGCGGCGCTCGTCGAGGACGACACGCAGCCGTGGGAGACGCTGGAGTCCCGGCAGATCGTGTCGGGGTTCCGCACGGTGTTCGAGGACCGCGTGCGCCTCCCCAGCGGCGTGGAGACCACCTACCAGTACCGGCCGCGCGGGCCGCGCGCGGTGTTCGTGCTGCCCGTCACGGCAGCGGGCGAGGCGGTCCTGATCCGCCAGTACCGCTACCCGCTGCGCGCGACCGTCACCGAGGTCGTCGCGGGCGGCGTGGAACGCGGCGAGGACCTCCTCGCGGCGGCGCAGCGGGAACTGCTGGAGGAGGTGGGGGGCGTGGCGGCCGAGTGGGTGGCGCTGCCCGGCTTCTACCCGCAGCCGAGCATCAGCGGCGTGATCTTCTACCCGTTCCTGGCGCTGGGCGTCACGCTGGGCGACATGCACCACGAGGACACCGAGACCATCGAGCGCGTGGTCGTGCCGCTGGCCGAGGCGTACCGCCGCCTGGACGCCGGGGAGCTCCTGGACGGGTCTAGCAGTCTGGCGATGTGGCACGCGCGGGCCGTGCTGGCCGGGCGGGGCCTGCTCTGA